One Myotis daubentonii chromosome 3, mMyoDau2.1, whole genome shotgun sequence genomic window carries:
- the CDC20 gene encoding cell division cycle protein 20 homolog, producing MAQFVFDSDLHALLQLDTPIPNAPPARWQRKAKEASGPAPSPMRAANRSHTAGRTPGRTPGKSGSKIQTTPSKPGGDRYIPHRSATQMEVASFLLSKENNHSENSQTPTKKEHQKAWALNLNGFDVEEAKILRLSGKPQKVPEGYENRLKVLYSQKATPGSSKRTCRYIPSLPDRILDAPEIRNDYYLNLVDWSSGNVLAVALDNSVYLWSASTGDILQLLQMEQPGDYVSSVSWIKEGNYLAVGTSSAEVQLWDVQQQKRLRNMTSHSARVGALCWNSYILSSGSRSGHIHHHDVRVAEHHVATLSGHSQEVCGLRWSPDGRHLASGGNDNLVNVWPSAALEAGWVPLQTFTQHQGAVKAVAWCPWQSNILATGGGTSDRHIRIWNVCSGACLNAVDAHSQVCSILWSSHYKELISGHGFAQNQLVIWKYPTMVKVAELKGHTARVLSLAMSPDGATVASAAADETLRMWRCFELDPARRREREKASATKSSLIHQGIR from the exons ATGGCGCAGTTCGTGTTCGACAGCGACCTGCACGCCCTGCTGCAGCTGGACACCCCCATCCCCAATGCGCCCCCCGCGCGCTGGCAGCGCAAAGCTAAGGAAGCCTCGGGGCCCGCGCCCTCACCCATGCGGGCGGCCAATCGGTCCCACACCGCCGGCCGGACCCCGGGCCGCACTCCGG GCAAATCCGGCTCCAAGATTCAGACCACCCCCAGCAAACCTGGTGGGGACCGCTATATCCCCCATCGCAGTGCGACCCAGATGGAGGTGGCCAGCTTCCTCCTGAGTAAGGAGAACAACCATTCGGAAAACAGCCAGACGCCCACCAAGAAG GAACATCAGAAAGCCTGGGCTTTGAACCTGAACGGTTTTGacgtggaggaagccaagatccTTCGGCTCAGCGGGAAACCACAGAAAGTTCCAGAGG GTTACGAGAACAGACTGAAAGTCCTCTACAGCCAGAAGGCCACGCCGGGCTCCAGCAAGAGGACCTGCCGTTACATCCCCTCCCTGCCCGACCGGATCCTGGATGCCCCTGAAATCCGCAACGACTATT ACCTGAACCTGGTGGATTGGAGCTCCGGGAACGTGCTGGCCGTGGCTTTGGACAACAGTGTGTACTTGTGGAGCGCCAGCACCGGCGACATCCTGCAGCTGCTGCAGATGGAGCAGCCTGGAGACTACGTTTCCTCTGTGTCCTGGATCAAGGAGGGCAACTacctggctgtgggcaccagcagCGCGGAGGTCCAG CTATGGGATGTGCAGCAGCAGAAGCGGCTTCGGAAcatgaccagtcattctgcccgAGTGGGCGCCCTGTGTTGGAATAGCTACATACTGTCCAG TGGCTCACGCTCTGGTCACATCCATCACCATGATGTTCGGGTAGCAGAACACCATGTGGCCACACTGAGTGGTCACAGCCAGGAAGTGTGTGGGCTGCGCTGGTCCCCAGATGGACGACATTTGGCCAGTGGTGGCAATGATAACTTGGTCAATGTGTGGCCTAGTGCTGCTTTAGAGGCGGGCTGGGTTCCCCTGCAGACATTCACCCAGCATCAAGGGGCTGTCAAG GCTGTAGCTTGGTGTCCCTGGCAGTCCAATATACTGGCAACTGGAGGGGGCACCAGTGATCGGCACATTCGCATCTGGAACGTCTGCTCTGGGGCCTGTCTGAATGCTGTGGATGCCCACTCCCAG GTGTGCTCCATCCTCTGGTCTTCCCACTACAAGGAACTTATCTCAGGTCATGGCTTTGCCCAGAACCAGCTGGTTATTTGGAAGTACCCAACCATGGTCAAGGTGGCTGAGCTCAAAG gtcacacagcccggGTCCTAAGTTTGGCCATGAGTCCAGATGGAGCCACGGTGGCATCAGCAGCAGCAGATGAGACCCTACGCATGTGGCGCTGCTTTGAGTTGGACCCTGCACGGCGGCGGGAGCGGGAAAAGGCTAGTGCAACCAAGAGCAGCCTTATCCATCAAGGCATCCGTTGA
- the ELOVL1 gene encoding elongation of very long chain fatty acids protein 1 isoform X2 translates to MGFLMSGWLSSYTWRCDPVDFSNNPEALRMVRVAWLFLFSKFIELMDTVIFILRKKDGQVTFLHVFHHSVLPWSWWWGVKIAPGGMGSFHAMINSSVHVIMYLYYGLSALGPVAQPYLWWKKHMTAIQLIQFVLVSLHISQYYFMPSCNYQYPVIIHLIWMYGTIFFVLFSNFWYHSYTKGKRLPRVVQQNGAPGTAKVKAN, encoded by the exons ATGGGG TTCCTGATGTCTGGCTGGCTGAGTAGCTACACCTGGCGCTGTGACCCTGTGGACTTTTCCAACAACCCAGAGGCACTGAGG ATGGTTCGAGTGGCCTGGCTCTTCCTCTTCTCCAAGTTCATTGAACTCATGGACACG GTGATCTTTATTCTCCGGAAAAAAGATGGACAGGTGACCTTCCTACATGTCTTCCATCACTCAGTGCTTCCCTGGAGCTGGTGGTGGGGAGTGAAAATTGCCCCAG GAGGAATGGGCTCTTTCCATGCCATGATAAACTCCTCTGTGCATGTCATCATGTACCTGTACTATGGACTATCTGCCCTTGGCCCTGTGGCTCAGCCCTACCTTTGGTGGAAAAAGCACATGACAGCCATCCAGCTG ATCCAGTTTGTCCTGGTCTCGCTGCACATCTCCCAGTACTACTTCATGCCCAGCTGTAACTACCAGTACCCAGTCATCATCCACCTCATCTGGATGTACGGCACCATCTTCTTCGTGCTCTTCTCCAATTTCTGGTATCATTCTTACACCAAAGGCAAACGGCTGCCCCGTGTAGTTCAGCAAAATGGAGCTCCAGGTACTGCCAAAGTCAAGGCCAACTGA
- the ELOVL1 gene encoding elongation of very long chain fatty acids protein 1 isoform X1 — protein sequence MEALVNVYQSMMKHGDPRIQGYPLMGSPLLMTSILLTYVYFVLSLGPRIMANRKPFQLRGFMVVYNFSLVALSLYIVYEFLMSGWLSSYTWRCDPVDFSNNPEALRMVRVAWLFLFSKFIELMDTVIFILRKKDGQVTFLHVFHHSVLPWSWWWGVKIAPGGMGSFHAMINSSVHVIMYLYYGLSALGPVAQPYLWWKKHMTAIQLIQFVLVSLHISQYYFMPSCNYQYPVIIHLIWMYGTIFFVLFSNFWYHSYTKGKRLPRVVQQNGAPGTAKVKAN from the exons ATGGAAGCTCTTGTGAACGTGTACCAGAGCATGATGAAGCATGGGG ATCCCCGGATACAGGGCTACCCTTTGATGGGGTCCCCCTTGCTAATGACCTCCATTCTCCTGACTTATGTGTACTTCGTTCTCTCACTTGGGCCTCGAATCATGGCCAATCGGAAGCCCTTCCAACTGCGTGGTTTCATGGTTGTCTACAACTTCTCACTGGTGGCGCTCTCCCTCTACATTGTCTATGAG TTCCTGATGTCTGGCTGGCTGAGTAGCTACACCTGGCGCTGTGACCCTGTGGACTTTTCCAACAACCCAGAGGCACTGAGG ATGGTTCGAGTGGCCTGGCTCTTCCTCTTCTCCAAGTTCATTGAACTCATGGACACG GTGATCTTTATTCTCCGGAAAAAAGATGGACAGGTGACCTTCCTACATGTCTTCCATCACTCAGTGCTTCCCTGGAGCTGGTGGTGGGGAGTGAAAATTGCCCCAG GAGGAATGGGCTCTTTCCATGCCATGATAAACTCCTCTGTGCATGTCATCATGTACCTGTACTATGGACTATCTGCCCTTGGCCCTGTGGCTCAGCCCTACCTTTGGTGGAAAAAGCACATGACAGCCATCCAGCTG ATCCAGTTTGTCCTGGTCTCGCTGCACATCTCCCAGTACTACTTCATGCCCAGCTGTAACTACCAGTACCCAGTCATCATCCACCTCATCTGGATGTACGGCACCATCTTCTTCGTGCTCTTCTCCAATTTCTGGTATCATTCTTACACCAAAGGCAAACGGCTGCCCCGTGTAGTTCAGCAAAATGGAGCTCCAGGTACTGCCAAAGTCAAGGCCAACTGA